GGGCTGCTCTCGTTCACCCCCGACGGGGCTGCAGCCCCGGTCTGGACCGTGCCGTGCGACCAGCTGGTGGCCGACCGTCAGTCGTACTTCTCGCTCGACGGCGGCGACGTCCAGCTGTCCGGGCCGATGGGCGTGGTCCGGTGTGCGGTCAGCACCGAGCACATCAACCGGTTCAGCACGAACACGGCGAAGGACCTCCGCGAGCGCCGGTACGCCGCCCAGTTCGTCGGCCTGCTGCACGCCCACGGGGCACGTCCCTCCGCGGTGGCAGACCCCTATCGCTGAGCTGCGCGGCGCGCACGCTCCCCGTCGACTCACCGTCGCCTGCTGAACCGGACGTCGCCGTTGGGCAGTCGTTGATGGAGGTAGCGATCGTCGTGGATCCGGTGGTGATGGTGGCTGCACAGCAGCACGCCGTTGTCCAGGTCGGTTGCTCCCAGCCGCCCCCAGGGCAGCAGGTGGTGTGCCTCGCACCAGGTCGCGGGAATCTCGCACCCCGCCGCCCGACACTGTCGGTCGCGCAGGGCCAGGGCCCTGCGCTGGGCGGGGGAGAAGAGACGGGCGGTGCGTCCGAGGTCGAGGAGCTCTGACCGGGTGCCGAAGACCGCGGGCACGAGGTCGGCGGTGCAGGCGAGGCGACGGACCTCCCCGGCACTCAGCGTCTCGCCGGTGGCGAGCTGGCCGGCGCCGACTCCGCGCAGTAGCGCGTCAAGCTCCATCGTCACCACGAGCGTGGTCGCGGACCCTCCGTGCAGGGGCAGCCGGTGCGGGTCCAGCCCCTCGAGCAGGGCGCAGAACGCGTGGCCCAGCCGCATCTCATAGGGGAGGTCCTCGCCCGTCGCGTCGGTGGCGCGGTGGGGGCCGTCGGGCTGCGCCGCATCACCGCACTGCTTGCGAGGGTTGGTGAAGGCCTCGAGGGTGGTGGTCAGTCTGGTGGCCACGTGCTGGGGGACACGCGCCTTCACCAGGACGGTGCCGTCGCCCAGCCGCTGGGTGGTCAGGCGGGTGACGCGGCGGGCGTGCCGCTCCTCGTCCCGGAGCTTCTTGGACTCAGCATCGTCGGCCACGTGCGGCGCGAGCACCTGGAGGATCCGCGCACCGAGGCGGGCGAGGTCGTCCGGTCCGAAGGACGCGGCCTGCTCGACCAGATGGGTCTCGGCCTGGTCGAGAATCTCGTTCCGGCGGTCGGAAGTGAGCACGGGCGTGAAAGAGGTGTCCCCGAGCAGGTCGGTGAGCAGCCGGGCCAGGTCGTCGAGGGCGCGGGAGACGACGTACGCCTGGTCGAGGTGGACCGCGCCGGTGGTCAGTGCCTGCCCGAGGCGTCGCCAGCGGCCGTCGCAGGCTTCCGCCAGACGCTGCTCCCGTCGTCGTTGGCGCCGGTCACCGCGGGTGCGGTGCGTCATCCAGGACGCCACGTCGCGGTGCCCTTCGGCGTCCGCGACGTCGGCCGAGGCTGCCACCACCCGCAGCTTCAGGGCGGTGACGCGGGAGGCCAGCCGCTCCAGGGTGACGAGGCTGTCTCGTTTCTCAGCCACCGACATGAAGACGGGATCGAGGGCCACGGCCTCGTCGAGCGCAGCCTCCAGTGCCGCCGCGCATCGCAGCAGCCGGTGCGGCGTACCGCTCGCCTCGGCAGGGCTGTCGGCACAAGGCGAGTGGCCGGCGGGGGCACCCGCGTATGCCCGGCCGTGCGAGCCGATGTGTCGGTGGACGTGTGGGCCCAGGCGGGGGAGAGGTGCGTTGTCCACGTCGACCTCCCCCGAGTCCGATCAGCCAGCTCTGCGCCCGGCCTGCTTGCCTTATCGTACACGTGTTCGAATAAGAGCACAAGAGGCTGAGTCCGCCAAGGTCAGGGTCGTCGCGCCGCCCTGAGACCCAGCACCACGCCCCAGCCGATGACTCCCAGGAGGACGAACAGCGCGCCCACGGAGCCGATCAGCACGCCGAAGGAGACACCCCAGGGACTGCCCTCGTGTCGAGCAACCCCGCCCTCCACGACGAGCTCTCCGTGTTTCGTGGCAGCGACCGCCACGACCAGGACCGCCACGAGCTGGAGGAAGAGTCCTCCAGCGATGGACAGGTTGAGCGTGCGCTGCGCCCGCTCTGCCTCGGTGGGCCCAGCGGGGCCCGCCACCGGTCCGCCGGCGCGGTCCACCGCGGTCAGGATCTCCGGCACGTGCTCACGTCGAGCTCGTCGATCTCCATGTGCCGACGATGGCAGAGCGGGCGTGCCGCGGGGCAAGCGAAACCAGGTGGGGGAATGAACGGCGCTGGGTTAGGGTTGCGCCAGTACAACTCAAGAGGGGCTGATCGGTTTCGACTTGGGACGTTAGTTCCAGGGGAAGCGGGTCGAGAAGCCAGCGTCATCTCGTAAACGATCGCTGGAACACACAGTTGCCGACTCTAATCGCAACGACTTCGCTCTCGCTGCCTGAGCAGTGATCGAAGGGTCTGACCGGGCATCCGTCCTCGTCCCGGACCCAGGCCTCATCTAGAGGACTAGCTGTTCATCTCCTGTCAGGAGGGGTGAACGGGACTTTTTCCTGACTGAGCCTGTCGACGACGTGTCCGTTGCGAGCGTCGGGGCTGAGAAAAGCGACATCACGGACTGCACCCGGAGAAGACCTGGATCGACGCTCGAGGACCGGGGTTCGATTCCCCGCAGCTCCACCAGACCAGCCAGCCAGACCAGGGGGTCTTCGCAGAACAAGCGTGGACTCTTCGCAGAACTACCGGTCCCGGTGGGTCACACCACTGGGAGCCAGCCCTCTTGAACGTGAGCCGCACCGACACCAGTCGGTGCGGCTCTCGTGCTTTCCGCGGCGGGCGGGCACAGTGTCGCCCGTGAGAATTCGCTCGGGCCGGCGTGGCGCCCACGTGCTGGCCGCACTGGCGGCGTTGTTCGTGCTCGGCCCGGCCGTGATCGTCCACGCGGAGGACGACCCTGCCTCGCTCGAGGAGCGACACCTGCCGACGGCAGTGAACGCCCCGGGGACGTGGTCCGGCGACGAGGAGGTGCGATGGCCGGTCGCGGCTGTCGGCGTGGCGACCCGGACGGAGCCGGTCGGACTCGTGGAGAAGCGGGAGTCTCTTGCCCTCTTCGCGGTCTCGGCGCTCGACGGCCACGCCGCCTGGCTCCGCACCCCGGGGCTCTCGCTGGACGGCTGGGGGTTCGGGGGCTTCGCGGTCTCGCCCGACGGGCAGTGGATCGGATGGGTGCGGCCTCACCGACCCCAGGGGCCGTCGTACCCCGGGCGCGTCGCCGGCTGGTCGATCATGGAGACGACCACGGGCGCGATCCGCGAGCTCGACGTACCGGGCGTCCCCTGGGTGAAAGGGACGATGACGGAGCTCGCCTTCTCCGGGGACTCCCGCTACCTGCTGACGAGCTACGAGAGCCCCGGTACGCGGAACGCGCCGCAGCCCGGGAGCCACCAGCTCGTTGCCTGGGACACCGAGGACGGGAAGCCGACGGTGATCGAGGAGCCCGGGCCGTCCTGGCTGCCGAACCTGGGGTCGGCGCCCACCGGGGTGACCTGGGCTCGGGGACGGAACGTGTTCCGCGTGGACCCGGCGTCCGGAGACATGACCACGGTGACGCTCCCGCAGGATGTCATCGCTGCCTCCTGGGGCCCCGACGACACCAGCTTCGCCTACATCGGGCGGACGGCCGGCAAGCCGAAGTCGCGGTGGCGTCTGTACGCCGGGCGCACGTTCGCCGAGGCTCGGGGCCGCGCCGTGGACCTACCCTCCGGCGTGGGCGTGGACCAGCTGCTCGGGTGGCGCGATCCCGTCCACGTCGTCCTGGGGCACTTCCGGACGTCGGTCCACGTGGTCGATGTCGTGACCGGCGCGGTGGAGAAGATCGATCTGAAGGGCGACGGGACGCAGGTCAATGCGCCGTACCTGGCTAGCGACCTGTGGGAGCAGCCACTCGTCGTTCCCGAGGAGCCGGAGGAGGTCGCTGACCCGCGACGGCCGTGGTGGTGGCTCTCCGGCACCCTTCTCGTGCTGCTCGCCGGGGTGCTCCTGAGCCGCCGGTGGCGTCGTACGACGGACCAGCCAGCCGAGCTGACCCGTCCGCCGTGGGAGCCCGCTCGTCCCGGGGAGCAGGCCCAGGTGGAGCCTGGGGACGGCGGGTCCACTGCTGACTCACGCCCGTGGCGACCTCTCGCCACGGCCGCCACCGGCATGCTCCTGGTGCTGCTCGACTTCCGCGTCGGGGGAAGTCCCGACCTCATCCCCGACCCTCTCGGGTGGGTGATCGCCGCGCTGGCGCTCGGCTCGCTCGCGGAGGTTCACCCGGGCTTCCGCCTCGCCGGGGTGGCGGCGTGGGTGGCCGCGGTCCCGTCGGTGCCGGAGTGGTTCGGCGTCGAGAGCACGCTGATCGACGTCTCGGTCGGCCTCGCGCTGCTCGTCGTCCAGGTCGCGACCTGCACGGCGCTCATGTCGGTGAGTCCTGCGCGGAGGCCGTCGGCCTCGACCATCCGATGGCTCGCCGTCGGTCTCGACATCGCGCAGGTCCTCGCGATCGCCGGTGCGTCCGCCGAGCCGAGCGCGGCGGTGCTGGGCTTTACGTTGGGCCTCGCGTCGCTCGGCGTCCTGGCGTGGTTCCTCGTGCTGTTGTACGGCGCCTCGAAAGACGTGCCTCGTACGGGTGCGCCGCGGCAGCTGGCGGTGCGCCGGTGAACGTCAGCCCCCGGACCCGCAACGTGAGAGCATCCGGCTCATGGCCGACACCACACCAGTCGTCGGAGGCGGCGACAGCGCATTGGACCAACGACTCAGCGACGAGCTGAGCAAGTACAACGCCGCTGCGACGCCCGGGGTCGCCCCTGAGGAGGAGCTCACCGTCCGGATCGAGGACGACGGAGAGCTGCTGGCCGGCCTGTCCGGCTGGACCTGGGGCCAGGCCGCCGGGATCGGCCTGACCTGGGTGCACGCGGAGCACCGCCGCAGCGGCTTGGGGTCAGCGCTCCTCGCCGCGTTCGAGGAGGAGGCCAGGCGACGGGGATGCACGCACGTCTTCGCCACCTCGTTCACCTTCCAGGCCCCCGACTTCTATCAACGTCATGGCTACGAGGAGACGTTCCGGTGGGAGTCGGTTCCCACGCCCGGGCGGGACGACGTGCACATGCTCAAGCACCTCTGAGGCCGCGGGCAGTCCGGCGCCAGGGCGGGACGTCTCAGTCCGTCGGATGCACCGGATCCACGTCGCGCAGGACGGTCCCGTCGCGCAGGGTCACGTCGTAGCGCAGCAGGGGCTCGGGCTCGCCGTCGGGCAGCCCGGAGGCCGCGTCGGCGACGACGTCCGCCGGGTCGAAGATCCGCCCGGGCCACCACGCGGCGTACGTGCCGTCGGCGACGGACGCCTCGACGGTGGTCCCGCCGGCGTGGATGGTCACGCCGACCACGTCCGGACCGACCTCGCCGTTCGTGGTTGCAGCCCGCTCCTGCTCACCCATCCCGAAGGGGCCACCGCCGACGGCGAGCTCGGCCATGGGGCCCTCGACGAGCTGGTCGCCCGAGGGCGCGGCCCATCCGCCCCCGCCGGTGACGGCATGGGTGAGCTCGGACGGCCCGTCCGACGACCCGGCCGGCAGCCGGCC
The window above is part of the Nocardioides campestrisoli genome. Proteins encoded here:
- a CDS encoding HNH endonuclease signature motif containing protein, with amino-acid sequence MAEKRDSLVTLERLASRVTALKLRVVAASADVADAEGHRDVASWMTHRTRGDRRQRRREQRLAEACDGRWRRLGQALTTGAVHLDQAYVVSRALDDLARLLTDLLGDTSFTPVLTSDRRNEILDQAETHLVEQAASFGPDDLARLGARILQVLAPHVADDAESKKLRDEERHARRVTRLTTQRLGDGTVLVKARVPQHVATRLTTTLEAFTNPRKQCGDAAQPDGPHRATDATGEDLPYEMRLGHAFCALLEGLDPHRLPLHGGSATTLVVTMELDALLRGVGAGQLATGETLSAGEVRRLACTADLVPAVFGTRSELLDLGRTARLFSPAQRRALALRDRQCRAAGCEIPATWCEAHHLLPWGRLGATDLDNGVLLCSHHHHRIHDDRYLHQRLPNGDVRFSRRR
- a CDS encoding GNAT family N-acetyltransferase, coding for MADTTPVVGGGDSALDQRLSDELSKYNAAATPGVAPEEELTVRIEDDGELLAGLSGWTWGQAAGIGLTWVHAEHRRSGLGSALLAAFEEEARRRGCTHVFATSFTFQAPDFYQRHGYEETFRWESVPTPGRDDVHMLKHL